The genome window gtgtcaccaatgccagatacatgctgatatgatacgagtgccgcccaacgaactcaatgcaacgagttcacCTTGGCCTTTTTCTGCTTGGGTCATGTATGTCATCGGACTAATTGAACCCGCTACTTAAAACGGACACAGgttcattttggtggctatagaatacttcacaaaatgggttgaagccgtgtCCTATAAGGCCGTGACTAAGAAGGTTGTAGTAGATTTTGTCCGGGATCatattgtttgtcgatttggagtacctgagtcaatcattactgataatgccgccaatctcaacagtgacctgATGAAAGCTATGtatgaaacattcaagatcaagcatcaaaattctacaacatacatgccacaaatgaatggagccgtagaAGCCGCCAAAAGAACATCAAAAAGATATTGAGAAaaatggtggacaactacaaACAATGGCATTAGAAGCTACCGTTTGCTTTACTCGGATACATCATGACAGTTCGTACATCAACTGGGGAAATCCCCTATCTATTGTTCTATGGTACCGAAGCCGTTATCCCTACCGAAGTGGAGATTCCTTCCTTAAGGATCATACAAGAGGCCGAGCTCAGCGACGCGGAATGGATACGAAACCGAtatgaacaactggctctcattgatggCAAGAGAATGAACACAGTGTGTCACAGTCAACTCTACTATAACAGAATGGCAagggctttcaacaaaaaggttagatCAAGGCAATTCACACTGGGGCAATTGGTGCTAAAACAAATCTTCCCACACcaggatgaagcaaaggggaaattctcacctagctggcaaggcccttacatggtttaccgagtactgacaggaggagcacttatacttatagaaatggatggagagatatGGCCAAAAACTATCAACtcggatgcagtcaagagatattatgtttaagattttgtttgcactttctatttgatgtaacctgaactacgctttacctgattcccgtttaagggGGAATACGTAGGCAGTCCTATGGGTTCAGTCACATCATAATAAGATCTTCATTCCTActatggtcagaaactggggcaagatctTGAGTTTGTCATATCTCATCGTGTTTAGGATCACCAAAGAAGTGTATCGCTAGAAGTACGCATATAAACTGCGACAAAATTTTgaggagggtcctcaaaattccgagttgAGGAGGTTGCAATATCTCAAAACGTGTCACAGTCTACGATCCAAACATTATTTGCTTTCATATATTATCACATATTTTGAATAACtacatttttttaatataaacGATTGATCACAAatgcatattttttgaaaatttcattttctgtAGTAGCCAGATGTTACCTAGGATGACTCAAACAAGACCTCAAGACAAGGAGAAGAATcaaaggcacgaaccaacctcccCCTCCAAAACTCATGATTTTTGTTTGTGTGCAGGCACGAGAGACAAAACAAACACGTCCGCAATCATATACATacaacaagatcactatcttcacaccgaCAAAAGTCTCCAAACGCAAATGTgtcaagctaagaaatactttgccTCTCGAATTTAATCATCGCTCTTCTTGAATCGGGCTAAGCCCTACCCTGATCATTgcgtgagactaagcactgtctccatctctttcatgaggctaagcactgcctccattattacgtatggctaagcattgccttttttTGCACGAGATTAATCACTGTCTCCatcccttgcatgaggctaagcactgcctccattatttcataaggctaagcactgccttcccttgcaCGAGACTTaacattgtctccattctttgtatgaggctaagaactgcctccatcattgcataaggctaagcactgcctttccttgtatgagactaaTCACTGTCTCCATtattcgcatgaggctaagcactgccctcattattgcataaggctaagcactgccttcccttgcataagactaagcactgtctccgctacattacatgaggctaagcactaccttccttgcatgaggctaagcactgtctccattctttacatgaggttaagcattgcctccgtCATTGCATAAGGTTAAACATTGCCTTCATTCACATAGGGTTAATAATTTCCCTCATtatctgcatagggctaagcattgcccccATCTCACACAAGGCTAACCACGACTTCTCTTCATTCTCGCATGTGGCTTGGCATTGCCTATTTCCTCTATCGAACAATCCACATCATcgcatctttgcatttcatgggctgaagcATTGCCACATTATACGAAGGCGTCATattctgaaggcatcatcctcatagcccaaAGACATCATTCCATGGCCGAAAGATGTCTcaaaattgcatatcattattcaaaggcgtcatagtatAGAGGCACCATCcccatggcccgaggacaccattttaTGGCCTGTGAATCCCATATCATACGCTTCATGACCCAGGGCATCATGGTCTAATGACATCATCTTCATCGTCcgaaagacaactctcatggtccgaagggaatccgtatcatttttaaatttccacaataACTCTATATATTcgcgtgcatcgtgttttaagttttgcggGTAACTCGGGAggagtttgtcacgccccgaactcggagTGCGCGACTGGCGTTAATTAGACCATAAAGCGATCATgtgtacaataccaattcattaccactGGTTATGtcattttaaagtcctaaaaatattacattacacatccgtagtttagaagtggaacgTGTGATACATTTACAACATCATTAGTTTGACCTTACCAATACAATcgtacaacccacactatgtctacggagcctctaacgggTACAAAAGAGTACTAGGATAATTCTGGAAACAatgcctcggctatacctcaaaacacaatacatGAGAAGACAAAAGGTGCATGACCctgatatgaagtggggctcaccaagtagcTGAGAGGAAGacatactgctatcactgatcgatgtcgcctgctatggaaccacctgcatccattaaaagatgcagcgtccccggcaaaagggacgtgagtacatgtggaatagtactcgtatgaaaGGCAGACATAACAACATataaaaatacggtaactcaaataagaggcatttAAAGTACATCAAAAGACTACAAAACATCCCATAGATTCAAATATCAAGCCTTATTATACTTgtatcattctaaacttcttttaggatcaactgagccatatgattTATACGTGggacacataatataatgtaatttagACAACATGTACAAATAAGGCCAACGAAAGTGGAACCTATAgtctgcattaataatgcgtCTCGTTAGACCGTCCTTAGCGTTCACATATCAtataatacacctatgcgtttcatagaccgttcatagtgtttattcataccgtacacctatacatttcatacacaatgcacatatatgtttcatagaccgtccacagaatTTCCTAACACAATAtatctatgcgtttcatagaccgtccatagaattcataacacgatatacctatgcgtttcatagaccatccatagggttcataacacaatattcctatgaatttcatagaccgtccataggatttcctAACACAATATACccatgcatttcatagaccgtccataggattcataaTACATCACTATGCACATAATCATATATAGACTCAAGCGACATGGCTAATGCTacttttaaggtcgtaagttATCGGATTATTGGAACACTTCATATTCATGCTCATTATGGAGAAACATAGCTCATTACATTAACACATGCATGGCAAATCACTAACTAGGTTTCAATGGTACATagacccaatttcttttcttaaggttcattaTTATTTAGCATAGGACGTCTCTTTTCCACCTCATTATATACCTCTTTGTCATCTTAAGGTCACTAGCTAACTCTATGATTCTCGTTTTGGCAAACGActacagttcatgttcatactatcgctTACTTGTGCTAGCCACATgtgatcataggacattaatGACATTATTATTTAAAGGAGTTAAAACTCACCTCATAATATTCACacgaaagtttagccaacataccttgctttgagcctTTTACTTTACTATAACATTCTGGAAAtcctagccacttcgatctagtTATAGATATAGCAAAATTAAACACATATTAGGAAGAAGTTCATAGTTCCAACTCACTTGAggattttatcaagcactaggtgtgcgaATTACACTACAAGGTTcatctacaagatttccttcacatcccaactaattcaacaccaaaaccacccaagattgtTCAACAACTTCCCCACTATCCCTACTAGCCCATGCATGTGATAAATAACATTTCCTGTACCCaaaaatcatactcttaatcctCCATCGTTTACTCCAAACTCgcaattgaagaattggggaaagaaattcttacctctttgaagccctagcaattGCCATTGTGTGCAGTCCTATCTATTTctaatgtcgcctagttttatcattttgaaaaacctaagtaaagtctagaaccacctaatagtaggtccaaagcttcTTGGACCATATGCACGGGACGAAtaatgcacgcatagggtacgatttATAATTGAATTAGAGCTCCTTTAAGtaataacttcaacatagtaattgggtagcaggataTGAAAATATAGACTAGCGGAATAacatgagcaacccctacctcaagggagttgcgaaaTATCATTTATGgtacacggggtgatcctttaggctaaaaaacataggaccccctTTCTTTATATACGTGGTGTCCGCATTTAGTTATTTGTACTCCTTGTGATTTTTTAAGACTTGTATCAATTAGCCATATAGTTAATTCTTATGTTATaatagagttttcaacttctacatcttTCTTcacttatttgatcacctagcttaattctctaatccacatagtttaaacttCGGCCGGGAATCACAGTTGTAGACGTCgaagaatgcctaacaccttctctttgatttaatttgagcccttacccgatctttggtagcgttgactagtcaaagcagagttatttgcaaataggtactctaacacaccttaaaccgttaggtgacgactcttctcttttaatacctatttaaaagagttgtcacatgcaAAACCctctttcgcgagaaaatggggcgcggcAAGTAGTGATTTTGTTTCCGAATCTAATAAAAATGTGTGAATTGCAGGTGTGATGTAAAATGTGAGCTCAataagaaatctaactcaaagaGAAGATATTCTAGCTCAAAACAATCAAGAGGAGAAGTGCAATGAACAGTAcggtccgcagaattccatctgcggacGCAAAAGCAAATGCGGCCCGCAGAAAATGATATGCGGCCGCAAATGAGAGACTGGAGCTTCAGTGATATATGGCAGAAGTGCGATCCGAAGGCCAAAAAGTGTGGTCGCACTTGTGGTTCGCACTGCTGAAGACTGAAAGATCAGAGAGGTTACAATTGAACAAGTCTGAAGCCTCctcaaagtgcggtccgcaagacaattgtgcgaccgcagaagcttATGCGCGGCCGCAGAATCCCTCCAACTAAAATCACCTACAAGAGCAACATACCAAAGTGCGGACCCCAGatgtaattgtgcggccgcataaaggGCCAAAGGGTAATGTTATGGCAATTTTTGTACTGTAGCAATGACTAgtagttatatttagctattttggGCAATTTGGAGTAACAATTAGAGAAGACCCATTTAGTTTtcactttaattctagttttatgtcttCAATTACTTCTTCTTTTTATTGTTCTATGTCAATTATTATGAGTAACTAGAATTTATCTAGGGTTAGAGGATTGTAATCCAACCCTATTGTATAAAACTAGTGGGTGTTTAATATTAGTGCTTGCTATTGATTGGGTGGATGTTATTTAGACTTGTTTAtgctttatatatataattaatagttgcaaatattgatttatgcctattTGGCTTCATTCTTACTTGAGAAATAGTaatttagtctagaaaaacttggctaacaagaaattgaacaagttaaAGTTTTGATTAGTTTGATTAAAAGGGGTTGAACTAGAGATATGGATAATCCAACTTGGATTCACCTTCAATTGTTTTGATTGCTACCCATTTaatcttgagaaagccaatttggcATAATCACTCTTTAACCGAGAGATATTGAGTAATTGAGAATTGAGAGTCATAACAAATCCCGATCTACCAAGCATGCATAGATTTACTCTACCCATTAGGTTTATACCTAGGTAAAGGTTAACACCCTAGGCTTTTTCCTTATTTGacaaaacataaaaaatatttcaatcatTATTTGCTCACCAGTTAGTTAAATATTTTAGCAATTAATTTAGATAATAATTACCCACTTTTGTTTGAAAgataaatttagttatttcaaGTTCTTTTCTTGAGTGTTTACCTTAACATCATCTTAAATTCTCTGTGGATTTGACTCCGACTTGCGTTAGAATTTTATTATTGTAATAATTGTTTCATACTCCTTAATTAAGTATGAATTGGGCGTGATCAATTTTTGACGCCGTTGCCCAGGAAGTTTACGATGTTAACTATATACTTGAGTTTGTTTCTTGAAGTATCTTCTTTTACTTTCGTGATTCTAATTTGCTGACGTGATTGTAGATTCCAAATGGAGAACAACAAACTTGAAAACTTGCTATTGTGAGAGGTGGATGGCGAAGATGAGCAACTTAATGAAATGCCTCAAGCTCCACAACAAAACTGCCGAGGCCGTGGGCAACAAGACATTGTGCCTCCACCTCTACCACCACCACAATCACAAGTGCCGCAACATCAGATTTTATCCAATGAAGgttatgcaagtgccatagtcccccTCACATTAGGGCAGAaaactttcaaattaccaatgtaatgctcactttgctcgagtaACGAGGTTATTTCATCAGGAAGCCGCGTCAAAATAAATATTTCGAAAGATGCTTTGCGGTTAAGGCCTTTCCCTCCTTACTAAGGGGTAAGGCTTTGGAATTTTGATTGGTTAGAATACTTGCCTAATCACTCTATCATatatgggatgagttggcggcgaaatttatttcaaagttcttCTCTTCCGGGCATATGACTACTTTACGGGATGAAATATTAgctttcaagcaagagcccaatgaacctttATATGAAATTTGGGAGCGGTATTGTACAATGGTAAAGGAGTGtccgaacaatgatatgaccgacaacatgattcaacaaactttctaccgTGGTGTTAATACTACAAATCAATGTGTGGTCAATCAATTTACCGGATGAAATTTTATGACAGCACCTTATGCAGAGGCATGTGAGATTCTTGATGAGATGGTAGAAACTTCTTCAGCTTGGTAATCCCGGGATAATGTTTTCcaaggtgatcccaacatgaTCTATTTTCATAAAgagttgcaagaccatgggcGAGCTATTACCGAATTGACCATAACCATGACTCAACTTTCAACTTCATCAAACCCAAGCTCCTAAGAAAGTTCATGCTATGTAGGGAGTGAATATCTTAGCCAACAAGAAGAGGACTAAAGGTCCACAATTTTAATCCCGAGTGGAGAATTATGCACATAACGATGATAACTATGACCAAGATGACTCTTATAAAGAGCAAGAAGAAGAGGTACCATTTGCGAACAATTACCAAGGGCAACAAAGCAATTTTCAAGGCTCCAATCAAAATCAATGGCATTCTcaaaataaccaaggaaattggggttctaacaatcaaggaaattggcataacgataacaataaccaaggaaattggggaggcaataatcaaggaaattggggaaataataataatcatgcaAATTGAAGTTCGAGTTTTCAAAGACCCCCAATATTCCAACAACCGAGCAatccacctccttatccttcccacgGTTCAAGCTCTTCAAATAATGAAATGGGCCACATTGAGAACATATTCAAACAAATGATAGAAAAGAATGTGAATTCAGATGCCCAAGTTACCTCACACACCATATCAATCTGTAAtcttgaagctcaaatgggaAAAATATCTCAAGCTCTTAATACTCGTCCTAAGGGTGCATTACCAAGGGACACGgtagtgaacccaaagggtggtaacaatatGGGGCATGCTATGGcagttatcacaagaagtggaagaggcagGAATGCACCCCCTCAAATGAAAAACAACTTGTAGATAATGACCAAGTAATTCAAAAGGATAAAATCCCCCAAAATGATGCTCAAGTATATGATGatgttcggattgatattgatgatagtgtggaggagacccaagaagaGGTGAACCTGTCTAGGGAATATATTATTGACATATCGGGACcgatagtgcaaaaggctaaggcaccttTGCCAAAGCCTCCAactccctatcctcaaaggcttgctaaGAAAAataatgagaatcaattcaagaagttcattcaaattaTCAAACGCCTCTCTATCAACATGCCATTAGTAGAAGCTTTGAAACAAATTCTCGATTATGCCAAGTTTATGAAATATCTGGTAACCatgaagaggtcgatgaattttgaaactatcaaggtcactcatcaagtgagtgcaattgttcattctatggctcctaagttggagaaTCCCGATACTTTTACAATTCTTTGTACTATTGAAAGTGTCAATTTTGCTAAagttctttgtgatcttggggcaggTATCAATTTGATACCCTATTCGGTGTTCAAAATTTTGGGGATCGGAAAATTAAGACTCGTATCTATGAGGTTGTAAATGaccgatcgtactatgaagaggccattgggagtgattgaaAATGTTTTGGTTTgagttgataaatttattcttccgaCGGAATTTGTgattctagattgtgaggttcACTGTGATGTTCTTCTCTGCTTCAAATTGATTAGCAGCCACATTGGTAGTTCTTCTCTAAGTGCATGTATTTTCTCAGCAACCTTTGTGAATTCTTAGGTATTGAGATTTTTCGGTGCGTTCCTAATTGTCTTTAAGTTCTGCCATATACTAGCCATCTTTCCATCTTATAGAagccaatttttatgaattatccTTCCAAAATCTGGGTGCTCCGCTAGGCAATTGAAGAATCTAAATGTTTTTTCCCAGTTTCAAGTAATGCTTATATCTCAATACCTAAGGGGAGTGATCCAAAAATAAGAGTCCATTACATGAACATGCAATGGAGCATCCAGGAAGTGTTAGCTCTATCAATCCTACTATATACATGGTTATTAGTCCATATATATCCTCGTCCAACAGTTGGTAGTTCATTCATTATACAATCATCCATAAAATTTCTGAAATCCTTGGTCTCATTATCTTGTACTTCACTTCCATGGATCATGTCCTCATTTGTCGGGATAGAGTTAAAATCTCCCATGATCAACCATGGTGTCACAAGTTGTGCATCCAAACTCTTTAATTTATCCCATAAATCACCTCTATTATGTATTGTGTGTAGACCATATATAGataagaagtggaatttccttaAACTGGACTTACTTTTCACAATCCAATGGATCAGCTGTGTAGATATATCTAGGACAGTAAACTGAACGACATCTGAATTCCACACAATCCATATTCTACTTCTTGAAGCACAAGAAGCATTGGTACACCAAGTCCAGCTTGTCATTaccttattaaatattttataagcTTTATTGTCCTGAACTCTGTGTTCACTTATATTTCTATCAAACTAACTTTATGCTCCCTCAGAAATATCTTCATCTCTTTGTGCTTAAACACTTTATTGAAACCTCTCATATTCCAGGCAACTATTATCATGTGTGATAAATTTGATTTCCATGCCTTTGGCTGTCATTTTACTCCCCTCAAACGTACACCAAGAGAAAACCTAGAGAGAGAAATTTTATGTTTCAAAATTACAATAAAGTGAAGCCCTTCTTTTTCTTTGGCATTAGACAGTTTATTCTACAAATATTTGTTGCCATTATCTTATTGGCAAGGCGATCTAAATTGTAAATTAAGTAATCTTTGTTTTTTTGGTACATATCAAGTAATCTTAATATTCTGCACAATGTAATATCAATCCTATTATTCATACGCAATAGCGAAGTTAAAATTTTTTTTAATGGTATTTATCCATGACTTAATATATCGTACTATAAAAAGTAATATTGCCACCGCATTTAATTTTTTGGtgaaaggtatttatttgacCCATTTTTGCCGGCTGTAGCTCATGTTCATATGTGTTTCACTAGCATATAGATGTGGACAAATAAAGCTTCTGAAAATACGCCTTTGGACTGAATTTTGCCAATTATCTTTTGGTTAGGCGAGTCATATTATGATTGCTCAAATAGGTGTATAGAACATTGATAAATCCAGCGTGTTAACTTAACAGAGTTGCAGTATCCATTTGAATTTTACATTGTATAGTTACTGACTCTTCATTTTCAGTACATCTTAAAGGCTGATGATTAGAACTAATATTGATACATGGAACCTCCACCCAGTTTGAAAATCGGTCTTACGAGGTTACTTTAGACACGAACTTTATATTTAACGTAGTCTATTCTAATCATATTGTATATGGTCAAAATCATTTTCAACCTTCGTACGATTGGTGAAGATGGACCGAAAaacatcttcataatatcgaggtgAGATTTGAAATAGGCACGAACAAGCTTCGAGTTTCGGAGTCAGATTAAATACCGAGTTCGACGCCATtttcgagctcgagtccaaatcgaactataccGAGAAGCGACGGAATCGGGCTTAAGAGCCAGAGaccaaccaataccgagcccaagtcaataccggaccccgagtcggcatcgagctcaaacccgcatcgagctctaaacctGGAAGCCGACCAATACCGATCTATACCGAGTccaatcaagatcgagccaagagacaagagccgttaaaGCCGCACTACGAGAGAGAATCTCAGCGAAAATtaggaaaaaactgatttatcatgagtttttcactatgtattttttatgatatctaaagtaggatccctccactataagagggatgactaTTATTTCTGTAAATGCATCACGTTATCAATACACTGTAACTCAAATACTATTGAGACATTCTCATAttaagagattatcctttttagcttaatagataaattttatttttgctAGTTCATAAATCATCTTCCTTTCAATTGTGTTTGTATCTTTTCTTcatagtcaatattcgatatttctacttactctttacgatttgtgtcaagttataccacatacccttagaactacgtacagaTTCAAccctatccatttttcgggtataCAGTTtcgcgcccaccgtggggctaagaataacagtggttatttgatgcgaatctgcaaaacacaccattttacgcttgtttTCGGAAGTGTCTTTGaattcggattagcaacgacgagctatcaattaaatggccttacctatcgacaacgaagctggccttcaaggtgaaaacaacaacttgacgcccagggccgaaaggccgcttgtcgacgccgttggagctcgagtcgaagtaccattagacgttaattcgcatgtggccattgaggcaaacctacgttctgaacctgaaaatagc of Nicotiana tomentosiformis chromosome 7, ASM39032v3, whole genome shotgun sequence contains these proteins:
- the LOC138896173 gene encoding uncharacterized protein, whose product is MTVRTSTGEIPYLLFYGTEAVIPTEVEIPSLRIIQEAELSDAEWIRNRYEQLALIDGKRMNTVCHSQLYYNRMARAFNKKVRSRQFTLGQLVLKQIFPHQDEAKGKFSPSWQGPYMVYRVLTGGALILIEMDGEIWPKTINSDAVKRYYV